The following nucleotide sequence is from Labeo rohita strain BAU-BD-2019 chromosome 3, IGBB_LRoh.1.0, whole genome shotgun sequence.
AGCAGCAGAAAGCATCTTTCTTGCCTCCTCTGAGCCCACTGAGCGTACTGCGGGtgattgagaatgaatgggggaaaagTCACATGACAGGAGGAAGTGCCTCCATCACGCTATGATTGGCTTATTGTGTTGTTCGTGTGACAAGATAAATGTAGTTTTTGTGCACGACCCGCATCCACAAATTggtctgaataaataaacaatggtGTTTATGGGAAGACTGTTTCAAATGTATACATACCTCTCCCACTTAGATATCACTGTTTTAGGTCACGTACACACTgcaagtttcaggagtgactAGTGATGAAAGAAACAAACTTTTTCGGAGCTtcgaatcagttaaaccaattgcttcgcaaaatgattcccTGCTTCGAAGCATTTGAAACACCACACGCTAGTAATGCCTGCTAGTCAAAAGTGTACAGCTGCAACAAAAACTCAGgctaaaacatacattaaaacagcttttaaaaaccCATTGCAAATGGTTTATTGAAagtataatacataaaatgcaataaaaaatataatataccatgtttaatatttggttttttaaatattttctaataatatacaGGGCTTGCTCTGTTATATGGACAGCTTCTATATAGAGGCCAGTAAGAGACTAATAACTACTTCTCATCCttttaattacacaaatgtctcatttaaaatgtctacaaattaatgaaactgatctgagatcaggtAAAAACCATAGACGCTGGTTCAGTGGTTCATCACTGAGGGGCCCCCAACGGCAAACCATAGTGTTGCCAAGTTTGCGTTTTTTTTCCGCAGAACTGGGCTACCTTAACACTGTCGCcccgggttgtttttcatgtccgctgATTGAAGCAACCCCAGTAACTTGATATTTacatgatttttaatggggggccccctcgaaatgcgattgggccagttttgggctagttttatgCAGCAATTGGACGGGTTTTGTTGTGGAatcctggcaaccctgattgaCATTTCGAAATGTTTCGAAACAGTTATGATGTAATGAAGCCTCATTTAGTGAAATCACATGACTTGTTTGCAGTTTGATACGCTCTCCAAACCACTGTTTTAAAACGATTCACCGAAGGTTCATGAAGCAGTGCTTCGAAATGGCTATCGCTAGGAGTGACAACCACATTTAAATGCTGATGTGAGTCCCATAAATTATCGTTCCATGTGTGTACGGAACATCAGTCACTCCCGCATTTGTACCCATAGCAACGTTTTGGTGTCTGGCGGGAGTGAATACGAATTCAGCCATTTGGCATCTGCCATTTTCTGGCTAAAGACTATTTTTGTATGTCGATTTTAACTAGACTACCGCTGATAGacatgctgtgttttgtttatgctcgGGAGGCTGCTTTAGAGAGCGCTGActtgcagtgttgccatgtcctcatATTTACAAGCACTTTTAGGCATGTTGTTTGGTCTTAGCTCATAAAGCTAGGCACTTTATAGAGTTAATAAAGTGGTCTGTTGCAGATGTgaaatatatgatttttttttttttttttttttgtgttataaaACATAAAGCATTTGGGCGCTAtccttgttgttttttttgaggatctggcaacactgataCTTTACCACAGGGCTCCTGAGCACAACTAGCagagttgccaggttttcacaacaaaatccgcccatttgctactcaaaactagcccaatcacattttgAGGGTGTCCCCcggtaaaaatagcatttcCGGAGATAAAAGTACAGGgttttttttggcagggttcccctggtaaaattcggATTCCAGGGGCttaatatcacattattggagTTGCTTCAACCTGCGGACATGAAAATGTGCTAAGGTTAAGACTTCTTCCGCTGTTATTTTCCTGCATCTCACATAAAGACAAAGACTCATTTCTGATGCGTGTTTAAATATGTCATaaacaactagttgttcagttCGGTTCTGTACACACTGTGtagaatttctgtaaatgtgGTTGTCACTACCTGTATTTTTCGGGAGCAACTGACACCTTCAAGActcagaaagttagtaaggacattattaaaatagtccatgtgacatcagtggttcaaccttcattttatgaagctatgagaatactttttgtgcacaaagaaaacttaATCaacttctcttccgtgtcagtcttcaatgtgGGTTTACAAAAGTATCACTACAGAtgtgtgcattcctctgcttgtaaataAGGCGCAGTGAACGTGGTTCTACAGCACAACACACATgagtaattaatatatatatatatatatatattttatttatttatttttttaaataattgtaaaaatacttaaaaagcaCTAACATGtcggcgccgatagccttgtgggcaatGCACTGACATGCACTGACAGCGCTGTTTCGTTATGGGCGACCCGacttctctctcccacttcgcttcctgtcctgTATGATTtgtcataataaaggcaaaaaggccaaaaaaataaatctaaaaaaaacatgataaaaaaaatactatgttttaataaacagaataataaTTACAGTGTTACGGTAAAACTGCACAGCAGAATTGTATCGGTTGCTGTTGTTTTCTCAAATGTAATCTAGGTTTTATCTGAATAATGAACCACTGGAACAAgtatttacacaaataaataattaaaaacatttagagtaTTTATAGTATAGTATTTTCATGCTtacattaatgtatttaatgttacatttgttaaaaataagtataaatttaatgttaagcattttaaaattatcccaaaatattaatttgttaagaATGAGGTAACAGTTTTCAAATTTTGTGCATATTTTATCTGTGAACTAAAGTTCAACTATTTGTTTTAATACGTGTCACTTGTTTTTGTTAATCATTCATTAAAGCTCAGTAAACACTGCAGGGctcataaaaaatgaatttcacCAAGCTCAATGCTCACTAAAAACCATCTCACAGATCATTATTTCAAGACATTTAAGGTTTGGAGAACATACTGTTCTTAGAACAGACACTTATACTCGGCTCAAAATAGCATGTAAATCTGACAATATGGTTTGCATGTGCGATCATTACCGTGACTCTTTCAAGGTGAGCGCTGCTGCCTTTACACCTCTCTGTCTTAACAGTGTTAATGGGAGAGGATCATAATACAATGGAAGTCGCATGAAGCTTGGGCCTCCATCAGACAGCTGACATTTAAATCGGATTATGCAGTCATGGTATAGAATATAATGACCTTTTGCTCTTTCTTTTTCCTTCCATCACAGAAAAGGCGCCACCATATGAACCCAACATCACTGAACCCACTACTAGAGAAGAGCTGATGAAATGTATGCATAAACATTACAGGAACTGTCTTGTTTCTTGCTTTTTATATAGTTctgttttacaatttaatagGCCCTTGACCTCTAAAATGTTGTTTCTCCCTTAGACTGGATAAATCTCTCTCTGGATGAAAGAACTGCTCAGAAAATGCTGTGGCTTTCAGAAGGTGGAGCCAAAGTGTCACGTATGTCAGAGGAAGTGTGTCCTGTTCTGGACAGGCCAGAGAGATTTGAACATTCACCACAGGTATGTAAGTCTCCGTATCTGTCTctacatgtttgttttgtagTGTCTTAAGTCTTAAATGACGTAAGGaggaataaataatgacagaattatttgACAGACAAATGACAGACAACTGCTGCTAGGATAACTTTCACTATATCCTCCTGAAGGTGCTGTGTAAGGAGGGTCTTCTGGGCAATCGTGGGTACTGGGAGGTGGACTGCGAGGGCTGGGTGGTGATCGGGGCAGCGTGTGAAAGCGCAGGGCGGAAAGCTAAGGATGGCCCGTGTGGCCTGGGAGAGAACGACCTGTCATGGGGTGTGGGCTGGGCCGGATCCTGCTACCATGTCTGGCACAACGGAGAGAACATCGAATTCCAGGCTCCCCTCTGTCCCGTCATCAGCATCTACGCCGACCAGCCAGCTGGCATCCTCAAGTTCTTCCTAGTTGAAAATAGAGAGAACGGCTCCAAGGAGGTCAGACTGATTCATCGGTTTGCAACCAGTTTCAAGGAGAAGCTCTTCCCTGGTTTCTGGGTGGGCAGGAACTCCTACTGCTGGATCCGAAAGAAGGATCAGTAGGGGAGTGAATACGTGGCGAGAAGTAGGGGTTGGAAGGAAACAGGGTAAGGGAGATGTAAGAAAGAGGACAGGAAACTTTGAGAAAGACTCATAGGTAGggagtgaaaataaaatacagcaacATGAGTAATACTACTGAAACTGTAAATGGAGACTTGCATTTTAAACCTGAATCTGCCTGTTACTAACCACTAGGTTGATTCAAAAtgtagtattttagtatttttaatcagCAGTTTCATTGGTGTAGCATTAATCTTTATACTAATGATTTTGAATAGTCACTGTATTAGTTTTATATTCCATGTGATGACAGATGCAAATACTGTAGTCAATATTTATCTCTGTGGTCTAATAAACTAGTTCAAAATAATAGTGATGTGTTATATGTGAGTGGTATTCTTTTTTATTGCTGACATGTTATTAAAACGAGGTACAGGTCTTGGGGTGGCTAATCAATGTTTGGAAGACCCAGACatttaaaagtactttttttacaagaaaaacaaaaaccaatcaaacaaacaacaa
It contains:
- the zgc:195001 gene encoding tripartite motif-containing protein 16-like protein — protein: MPSSTPSTNGIMPEVRKAGRKGSRAEANPAEKAPPYEPNITEPTTREELMKYWINLSLDERTAQKMLWLSEGGAKVSRMSEEVCPVLDRPERFEHSPQVLCKEGLLGNRGYWEVDCEGWVVIGAACESAGRKAKDGPCGLGENDLSWGVGWAGSCYHVWHNGENIEFQAPLCPVISIYADQPAGILKFFLVENRENGSKEVRLIHRFATSFKEKLFPGFWVGRNSYCWIRKKDQ